The Diceros bicornis minor isolate mBicDic1 chromosome 31, mDicBic1.mat.cur, whole genome shotgun sequence genomic sequence atgcatataggtccattggttgctgtgattctctgttgggatccacaggctcctggtgcattctctcttcagtgcaagtgtcaacatggcatggcaggtacattactcaacaaacatgtgataagtgaataattggtggcatcatcaggtcattcacagaagccaaactgagagagagcttccttaggtcaggaaggagaagcattcctttatatttgtgatgttttgatttgtaatattgtaatgtgaacagcaagtatactgtttttatcaaaattgtgttctgaaggttttcaaaaatctctaaatctcagagtagagaaaaatcaatctctgtgaatctgttacttgcttcaaaggttgtcaactcgtataccatctggctttgtttatcctcacaccaagaccccaagaactaaccagctgagatggctgagagcgcatcatttcagctgtaaatatttccatttctggtacagatgagggaattttggaacacaaacaaaataacattatcacacacaaaaataaaaatgtcattcggataatcaactatctagtcagtagccaaagtctcccagttttgtcaaggttatttcctggttttacattttatttgagtcaggatcttaatgaaacccgtcttttgcaattggttgatctgtttctgaagtcacttttaatctcttgttggttcatgcatcttgggatttgggtggaatatgagtgtgtgtgtttgtgtgtctacaccgatgtgtgaattctttctttcctggatgggagtgccctgaaaggaaggacctgggctgtggtaaccaggatttctactctgcttctggctgaactgaaaaggcctcccggggtgacacttgcagccttcagaaagaagggggaagaagtaccaaggaattcaagacaatggccctcgtcttacagggtgtttccagggcatgatgtttagaatgccgggtggtaaccctttaggtccaggtcgtcgggtgggttctcggcatgagctctgagcagtgtctgttaagcacccacgtggggagcatttcagtattttaattggtaaggttgtgtctgttgtgtctgtggtgtctaagattggtggcattcccctactggacccacttctatacctgcccctctcctgcctcatctttcaaaactcccaacaggaaagtttcacatccctgtaacacaaatccatataaccacagcacagactggggaaaagaacacagccgtcccaggggctacatgctctatgcgctcaggccaagctgcccctttgggacaagtcagtaacaacacgactgagtgtgtaaactagtgattgtctgagaccatggacctgagAACCtcatgggcccagatgtcacccagggcagcaagggctggtgtgggtcattccgtggacaggattaaggtctattgttctggcaaaccagagctcacccctgatccatcaggcccaactggggaggaatggccacgatgtacctgacagagaggctgggggccttctagggaatttctaccCTAAAAGAATCCTACAGTGaagtgcagggatgctggaaatcctatttcacagggagcagtgaggtttatagaacaaagtcctgttgtaggtttaaaagctgcatcatgagtCTTTCCCTCTAGacatgaaacaagcgggaaaatGACTTCcacgggcatgggccaggatcccaggaggattccagtctaggcgaagggtgaacagggagccctagaggcggcctgatggggatgtcctgtcggcccttagtccatctgcacatggtcttcctctgtccgtgtccgttccacatgcaaacttttatctttttacattttttcctcatttagtgttgatgcgaatccagacactgattagaaaacggcaagttccaatatctgatcaaagaaacctcaacaagagaagcaaaaaacattccttcttcctggaaagctgtagaaagacagcaccgtcctggggaaggacatggtcctggtaagtgctatttgaaagacacccacatttcagtggttattgctctgcctgggcaagtccctccaacctctacatccagggagatctgaggggctgtctctgctcctggcccaggtgaaccacactgaaatccacctgtcctctgaggaagggggacttgagggtttcattcagtagccagggaggaggctggccctcctcccttctcccacatacaataagctgtgaccatacacaagttcttaattcaaggaggaaagtgagattctgtgtctcatttacatgagcataagaagtgaaagaaccacaccacaacacccaggttgtgacagaaacaggatataacgttaagagtcaaatctaccatttactattaaagaaataatatcactcctccccaatgggttaacagtggctggcatggagatgtcagggagttggagggggtggtgccctccctctggggctttaggggaaaccagggaaagtcttaggatgtcctcgttcactcagggtgggaagagctgacccggtgcaccccgagggtcccagtgtccctgctggtcaggaggagctgcacttgtggtctccagagtgtgacggctcatcgccaagggcatggtggctgaagagaagaaacagactattttggggaaccttcctgagattcatggcacacctccctggccccctgcactctgatccaaaccctgtaccgagtgctcagtccatcaacagcaccccgtttgtccctgatgcaggaggcatcatttagcatcacccatttcagaggatgcaactgaatcccagagaggagaggggagcggcctgtcccaggcctgctcagcagtggagctgggatccagtttCATGCTTGGCCcaaagctgtactgagcccctggatttgGTCGCTCCTGGTCctaacactcactcggccctgaactggaggatgtctggttcctctttctcctgaagagccgcattttgctcgccttctggtgtgcgggctccagctggcaggagacccagtagctacaggacagagtggacctgtgagctaccaggagccacacctcaggtgcccctcccagagcctgccagcagctgagtcctggtgccccatgggtcaccacgctacgagttctgtggctgatcagcgagccaggccacaggctctggagctggccatcagagagagtctgccctgccctcacccaactcctgtccccctcacctctcctggacactgatgggctccatggcctggaaccaggccccaaatcgctcgtcgggctccaggtcatatgcatttgcagcctgctggagcagctggatcctcctgatgagtttgaatttctgggaggaaggacaggatgcagacagggcttgggtggggaacgctgccagggacttgtgcggagtgaggatctggtctggggtctgtgctcactcgggaaccctccttccttcccactccattcaggacttgcctgtcctcacagttgccttgaattagttcctcatccaggaaggtgtccttgatgccagcccctcccgcacccgccaacgtgatgggatgcccagctttgtggatctgactctcccaataaatttaaggcccaagggatgaggccagagaaagtcttgccaggcgaggtctctgatttccacatccccatcctccccatagctgctcacctcacaccatttctggaagttgacccgatttccctggaagggagacagccaatgtccatcagaaacagccccctaagcccataaccaacccccatcccaccccttctcaggctgcaggaatgtcagggcccagcagagggcagaccttccacaaagagaacttgacactgggccaggctctgggctccagagcaggagggacaggggagctgaggccagagaccttatgtagcacaccctctctgatgacagacgggcagactgaggcctcagggaggaagggatagctggaacacagaagtgcttcctcacttgcaggggctgatggcactcccccaggggcagggcctgagggggaggctgaatccatctcagacacagcctcctgcagctctgcaggcaggcagctatgagcttcaccagcccaggtagactggtggggggcttatgcagaGCGTCTATTCacacattgctaagatgggcctgactccccaactcccaggggtggccatggggctctcatgagaggaggtttgccaggtactgagagctcaggtcccagtgcagggctctcgcctcccaaacgtcaggatcctgctccctggccccacctccaggctcactcacttccagataatcctccatcccaatgtccagcagcttcaggtgatagagaaacatgcccaggaaggggacgacaccctgtgaaatcagggtgggagtggtgagatgagtcccacctctcaggtgcccccatggaccctcccccaaatcccttcaccccagcctcctgcccaccacagactcccacagagaacagcctaggaccctcagcggcctccccccagttgccccctccaggaccacccaacttccccagtcacctcccaggggcggcttttggcaaatcccagggtatgtggtccctgcccctcccctccctaacccatcctgggcccagcccttccaggcctcctcctggtcacttccagggcaggcctttcaggctcttgggctccaagagctgggctggaggaggagggacccctctcttagagaagcctccagccgtgaggagagtgacccctcctctgacacctggaccctccccgtcaggccacctcacctgctgctgctgcctctcctgggctccctgcggGTCCATCTcatgggtggccctcacagatgacacctcctgcagggtcaaggacaggctcagggaggccatgttcccttccccgtgtctcccagggccctgatcttggaccctggccatctggtgtctatggctgctcccatttcagggtgccctgatgctagatcactcccagctccaacactccctcctcggtgccctcaggcctgcccaggcccctaagcctctctcctcatcaggaaagtgtgaggaggactccccatgcctcccagagtcccctgaggactcagtgtcatctgactgtcaccagtgctgtacCCTCCCccgtcgaggaggaggagcacaaagctgctgcacattcctctcccccttgtacctcatcacccctgtgaggcctgcaccacagatcatctccctccacttcccagatgaggagaccgaggcccacagaggggcggtGAATTGctaaggggcccacagaggagaccgctgcccctcgcagccagaggccctggcccccggccttcactcctcctccagacacacctctgaccaatgtcctgtcctctggactctcggggtgtgttgaggccctcagtcaacctgagccatggatggagaggcacaaggtgtctccggttcccatgcaagtggcttctgtgttttccagccccctgggattctctgacaccaggctggacctgaggccatgctaaaggcctcagctccctaggatcccctcaggatggtccctgcacagaactcctcctttattcactcaagaAGGGGaaccccttgtgccacatctgagtgacagtgtagggggtgaccacggcactgtgtaatggtgacatttgcatcctttttcacttggaaacttctaatgtcccttctcctttctcagctctcatgtttgaagtctgtggtctgagcctttgtacaatcctcaggcccctcctgccagggcctcgatggaggccattaagaatctgtcaggaaggtccattaagaatctgtaggttcctcgaTAATTCTCCTTGCCATCTGGGACGTATCCTTGACGACAATGCCCTGGgagagactcactggtttgtcagcagtgatcactatcgggctagactgcacagtcccagagagcacacagttctgtcccagatccaccatttggcccaaggctgtgcagcccctgtgtccacaaggcctgtgtgacctcacagtgcccatccctggggcaggcagagtgccctcccctgcgagctgcagtgaagacagaaggagcagcaggggcctagcttcctgaggacagactgggctgctttaggaagaaaggaacccccacccactccatccacccgccagcctgaaggatgatgagggccagctgatgggtctgcatggaagccagacacctgctcattctgccagctcttcacctcttggaacagtccaggcgacaccactgtatcccgtgaccaaggcctcctgccccaaacagtccccacctgcccctgcagctcacacccccgcttcctgtccagctggacaagacagaccgttatttctcagggaaccttaagtgaaaaacttaccaaagcacatcctgcctggtccctccccacctcacctcccgtccttccagatctccagcctccactcacctccttgagaagcttcctgctctcccagtggcatgtttggaagatctttttaactattttacagttcttcctgaggagggaaaaaaggaaagaaacactggagtggtttgagggtaaatcccttttatttgaaaacccagaagatccagacagcctggatgagcattttcactgtgtcgtctgagccctgaggtgtctgggactggggagggggctctcctattgtcacctggggcctccattctcttattttctcagcagatgtgttttaaacagtcttaatttcacgtggacagagagttctgttgctgcaaacacttgaaaatcttcaatttggttcaagccatgatctgtcacttagggaaactgattcctgaggcagaaccactggcctaagttttcagaaagacttgaagcctgccaaccaggtcagaccctatccccagggtttgctgtctcccaggaggtcccaactgactgaaaggcaatgccagccctgtaaggggtgtctggtccacccaggtggtgctcacatggagagaggcctacccacctggacacctgtctccacgtctcttttaaacgttgaatggaggggccctccagagcccagaagatcgtatggagagaggaaaggttcctcaggccgtggcattcctggggaagggaagagaatgagctgtgagcgggagctggagccctgcttcttctggcttctgtcccctcattgacgtctcctgtcctggatgagacagcggctcagggaacccggaaaaggcacagctggaacctgatgaggaatacttccagggaggaggatttcagctcaagccaagaaaggagcccaggaaggggtgagcttcctaccactgggaccaggagtcaggtcatcgaggcctggcaggaggggcctaaggtttgtgcaaaggctcagaccacagacttcaaacatgagagctgagaaaggagaaggggcagttcccccgactccacagaggggctcccagggcctcccacatcttacctgggccacctggatccagagctccaccaccctggccctgtcctgggccgtcatgctcgggtccccaatgcaggtggtgatgatacattcgaccactctgttaaagtgggtcatggtggcatggatggtcggtgccaggtgctcaatgcccctgttgtcaccctgggacaagatggagtccaggaattcgtgaggcctcactgtcttgaagagctcctggggaggacagggagtgtcacccagccctgccacagcctagctcagcttccgcagcccccagtcccaggctgggtcagtggtgagagctggagctcaggaagctgagaatgcggcctgaggcttgtgggagtccctgggtgttgcctgtgtcccctgagggcacccagcacaggatgacccaggaaccgatactgtggcgcagggaagtggcatttgctcgccgcccagtctcacttcctccaagcaccagaacttggctcctgcttgaccatctctaggggcatcttcgaaccattctgaccatcctggggtctgactcctctttcagatgcacattcccccaaggcagcaacaaccaggggctttgtttgtctgccttgtagtcatgtacacatgaggtgcctaattagtgctgaggctgttgaggcctcctgggcaaatgagtgaactacccaacgacgagacagcacttcagtgtgctcccctcccccaccaaagcgcagactctgcccaacttcctctctgctccacctcatccaactgcacagccactctgcatggcagctgctctcagtgtccatctctactgtccacatgaggacagcaaaggcttgggagttaagaaggccgctcaggtcacatgagggtaagtggggaagcaagaggttggaccgagatcatgggattctggatcaggaaatggcaggtctggggcagctgatggcacagggaaggccggccccacctgccctgagagccccgctgctcaccacatccatcagtgtcaactgctctgccaccagccggggagggaactccaagaagtcaggcttctcctccctcagcagcttcttggtggtcacgtcccaggggcaggcgggctctggggctggatctggctctgctgttatctctccaggtggagagaggattctccctggagccaatggtccagctggctccagctcaggagctggcactggggctggagctgaggttggtggtggctctggccctggagggactgatggaggtgacactggctccagctctagcacaggtggtggaactagagctggagctggatctagccgtggagccggcccttgctctggcgctggagctggagggagctctggagatggtactgcagcaggagaaagaaacagtgtcactcaagtagctgacttcccctgtcctgtcaaagccaggaaagaccccactgccttgaagtgaaccaagcctctgaacatTCTGCAATttgtcatcccagactgcagtcacctcaccttccagctctgcctcaatgggccgtggatgctccagctggacctggagaaggtaggtgtggccctgaagccccgagccaggcaagctgagatgcagagaggccagcttcatgctgaagcagggatagtgcaggagctcccggaaatcctgccctgggtccaggcaggttcccaccagagaagagatggcactaggggaggcaattgggcaacagagtcagaggcctggcctttccctccacacttctcacccagggcaccctggcttgggactgggccctatgcctgcccctctccatccaggtgagagccacatggcagccctgacccctgtgaggctgtcctggcagtggcaggcctgcttatccagcaggttgacacagagtctgttgtgactctcttcccactgacactcttctcctgaaggtctgggacacagcccaccccagccctccatgcacttgtgcaactggattgagcactgagacagatttgtgaccaggttgctcacacacctcctgttctgggcctggagacggtggtcagaagaggtagatgtggagaaggggaggcagattcaaatgggtctgtggtgggaatgggtttctaggggagaactcagcccagccacccctctggttcccaggggtcctggcacccatccatagctctttgactcctgtcctcctggagtggaagccaccgggcctctgccttcccatgggaaccaaaagatgcgtgagatgcggcttctgacaggctcccctcagccacagcctccatctctccccccacagcttgttctttagagacaggaggccgtccttctggacccaaagaccactcacttttttaggtggtcctgcgctctgccctcctggctggaataaggggagatgcctccagatgtaaaggaggctatgagggcatcccttgggatggacggtggatgacaagacctgcgaatgatgtctaatgtcaatgtctgactctcagacggaaattgaggccacgcattgtgtctccttcattcactgagtttactgtctccaaatgtcctgcatgcagtaggtgcttaatctacatggttgaatgaatgtagtccacccagaaccatcccagacacctgagtgggcctagggcctctctgctgccccagagatccttgattggctaccccaaggaaaaggaccaggaccagctggatggaatctccaactccttgacagggtggtttccatgtgcttttccaaactcagaaaggccgcatttcagagatgggtgaggcagactacttttcacggggaagagagaaataaacaccatgaacaaccacagcacgtccacagccctctctgcagagccagacaccaggtaagcacccgccatggctgatcccattagatCCTGCAAGATCCccttgaaatttatcctctcccaccctacttttcagaggagcaaactgaggctcagagagatttggtgacactcccaggacacacagctggcaggggacagagtcaccactgtgctgaggagggagtggccactcacctagtaaacagctggtccaggacctggtgggatgtgtctaaggccgagtagttgaccatgaaggtggtgaagctagagatgttcctcctcaggaaagctggtgcaatggactctgtcagcttctc encodes the following:
- the LOC131395420 gene encoding ral guanine nucleotide dissociation stimulator-like, which codes for MRALQTGMMEKLTESIAPAFLRRNISSFTTFMVNYSALDTSHQVLDQLFTSAISSLVGTCLDPGQDFRELLHYPCFSMKLASLHLSLPGSGLQGHTYLLQVQLEHPRPIEAELEGEVTAVWDDKLQNGIVVKDTSQMARRIIEEPTDS